The Lycium barbarum isolate Lr01 chromosome 12, ASM1917538v2, whole genome shotgun sequence genome includes a region encoding these proteins:
- the LOC132621535 gene encoding uncharacterized protein LOC132621535 isoform X1 — protein MASSATLLHHFSPRPFSFSSNPCSSSSSDQRRPFSSTFLTFSGINNIWRSQSFRAHAMSTTEGSVMSPKGLMDTEDEPDHLLVLVHGILASPSDWTYVQAELRRRLGGNFLIYASSCNTFTKTFSGIDGAGKRLADEVRLVVKKRESLKKISFLAHSLGGLIARYALALLYSSNNCNEKSDDAVTSTSAYLKPVGSLNVGLIAGLEPINFITLATPHLGVRGKNQLPFLLGLPILEKLAAPIAPIFIGQTGSQLFLTDGKPTKPPLLLRMASDCDDGKFISALGAFKWRVLYANVSYDHMVGWRTSSIRRETELVKPPWRSLDGYKHVVDVEFCPPASYEGPHYPLEAAKAKEAAQNAPSTQRSLEYHERMEEEMIRGLQQLGWKKIDVSFHSAFWPFFAHNNIHVKNEFFHNAGAGVIAHVADHIKQQEKQPGSSSSLITPSL, from the exons ATGGCGTCATCTGCGACGTTACTTCATCATTTTTCACCTCGCcctttttctttctcttcaaATCCttgttcttcttcctcttctgatCAACGCCGACCCTTTAGTTCCACATTTCTCACCTTTTCTG GGATAAACAACATCTGGAGAAGCCAAAGCTTTAGAGCCCATGCAATGAGTACAACTGAAGGAAGTGTTATGTCACCGAAAGGGTTGATGGACACGGAGGATGAACCTGATCATCTCCTAGTCCTTGTTCATGGCATCTTAGCAAG CCCAAGCGACTGGACGTATGTACAAGCAGAGTTGAGGAGGCGGTTGGGAGGAAACTTTTTGATATATG CAAGTTCATGTAATACGTTCACTAAAACCTTCTCTGGGATTGATGGAGCTGGAAAACGACTAGCAGATGAA GTTAGGCTGGTTGTAAAGAAGAGAGAAAGCCTGAAGAAGATATCCTTTTTAGCTCATTCTCTTGGTGGATTGATTGCAAGATATGCACTTGCCCTACTTTATTCATCAAACAACTGTAATGAGAAGTCCGATGATGCAGTCACTTCAACTAGTGCATACCTCAAACCAGTAGGCTCCTTAAATGTAGGTTTGATTGCTGGCCTGGAGCCAATCAATTTTATCACCTTGGCAACGCCACATCTTGGTGTGAGAGGGAAAAATCAG CTTCCTTTTCTCCTGGGGTTGCCGATCTTGGAGAAACTTGCAGCACCTATAGCTCCTATTTTTATTGGTCAAACTGGTAGTCAGCTCTTCCTTACAGATGGCAAACCTACTAAACCACCTCTTCTGCTAAGGATGGCATCAGACTGTGACGATGGAAAATTTAT ATCAGCGCTTGGTGCTTTTAAATGGCGTGTTCTTTATGCTAATGTCTCTTATGATC ACATGGTCGGTTGGCGTACATCATCCATAAGAAGGGAGACAGAACTCGTCAAG CCTCCCTGGCGATCTTTGGATGGCTACAAACATGTAGTAGATGTGGAATTTTGTCCTCCAGCTTCATATGAAGGACCTCATTACCCCCTTGAGGCAGCCAAAGCGAAGGAGGCAGCTCAAAATGCACCAAGCACACAGAGGTCATTAGAATACCATGAAAGGATGGAAG AGGAAATGATACGTGGCTTGCAACAGTTGGGGTGGAAGAAAATTGATGTCAGCTTTCACTCGGCGTTCTGGCCCTTTTTCGCTCATAACAATATCCAT GTGAAGAATGAATTTTTTCACAATGCTGGAGCAGGAGTAATTGCTCATGTCGCAGACCACATAAAGCAACAAGAGAAGCAACCCGGATCGTCGTCCTCCTTGATTACCCCTAGCTTGTAA
- the LOC132621535 gene encoding lipid droplet phospholipase 1-like isoform X2, with the protein MSTTEGSVMSPKGLMDTEDEPDHLLVLVHGILASPSDWTYVQAELRRRLGGNFLIYASSCNTFTKTFSGIDGAGKRLADEVRLVVKKRESLKKISFLAHSLGGLIARYALALLYSSNNCNEKSDDAVTSTSAYLKPVGSLNVGLIAGLEPINFITLATPHLGVRGKNQLPFLLGLPILEKLAAPIAPIFIGQTGSQLFLTDGKPTKPPLLLRMASDCDDGKFISALGAFKWRVLYANVSYDHMVGWRTSSIRRETELVKPPWRSLDGYKHVVDVEFCPPASYEGPHYPLEAAKAKEAAQNAPSTQRSLEYHERMEEEMIRGLQQLGWKKIDVSFHSAFWPFFAHNNIHVKNEFFHNAGAGVIAHVADHIKQQEKQPGSSSSLITPSL; encoded by the exons ATGAGTACAACTGAAGGAAGTGTTATGTCACCGAAAGGGTTGATGGACACGGAGGATGAACCTGATCATCTCCTAGTCCTTGTTCATGGCATCTTAGCAAG CCCAAGCGACTGGACGTATGTACAAGCAGAGTTGAGGAGGCGGTTGGGAGGAAACTTTTTGATATATG CAAGTTCATGTAATACGTTCACTAAAACCTTCTCTGGGATTGATGGAGCTGGAAAACGACTAGCAGATGAA GTTAGGCTGGTTGTAAAGAAGAGAGAAAGCCTGAAGAAGATATCCTTTTTAGCTCATTCTCTTGGTGGATTGATTGCAAGATATGCACTTGCCCTACTTTATTCATCAAACAACTGTAATGAGAAGTCCGATGATGCAGTCACTTCAACTAGTGCATACCTCAAACCAGTAGGCTCCTTAAATGTAGGTTTGATTGCTGGCCTGGAGCCAATCAATTTTATCACCTTGGCAACGCCACATCTTGGTGTGAGAGGGAAAAATCAG CTTCCTTTTCTCCTGGGGTTGCCGATCTTGGAGAAACTTGCAGCACCTATAGCTCCTATTTTTATTGGTCAAACTGGTAGTCAGCTCTTCCTTACAGATGGCAAACCTACTAAACCACCTCTTCTGCTAAGGATGGCATCAGACTGTGACGATGGAAAATTTAT ATCAGCGCTTGGTGCTTTTAAATGGCGTGTTCTTTATGCTAATGTCTCTTATGATC ACATGGTCGGTTGGCGTACATCATCCATAAGAAGGGAGACAGAACTCGTCAAG CCTCCCTGGCGATCTTTGGATGGCTACAAACATGTAGTAGATGTGGAATTTTGTCCTCCAGCTTCATATGAAGGACCTCATTACCCCCTTGAGGCAGCCAAAGCGAAGGAGGCAGCTCAAAATGCACCAAGCACACAGAGGTCATTAGAATACCATGAAAGGATGGAAG AGGAAATGATACGTGGCTTGCAACAGTTGGGGTGGAAGAAAATTGATGTCAGCTTTCACTCGGCGTTCTGGCCCTTTTTCGCTCATAACAATATCCAT GTGAAGAATGAATTTTTTCACAATGCTGGAGCAGGAGTAATTGCTCATGTCGCAGACCACATAAAGCAACAAGAGAAGCAACCCGGATCGTCGTCCTCCTTGATTACCCCTAGCTTGTAA
- the LOC132621537 gene encoding heavy metal-associated isoprenylated plant protein 28-like yields MTIVEMRVHMDCPGCESKIRKALKKLKGVDNIDIDMNMQKVTVTGWAEQKKVLKTVRKTGRKAELWPYPYNPEYHNYMHHYYDTFYSRPSTHFAPPSSFYNYREHGYNGHAHGYYAELPYNTIFDERTRHMFSDDNATGCSIM; encoded by the exons ATGACG ATTGTGGAAATGAGAGTGCACATGGACTGTCCAGGATGCGAAAGTAAAATAAGAAAGGCTCTCAAGAAGCTTAAGG GAGTGGACAACATTGACATAGACATGAACATGCAAAAGGTGACAGTAACAGGATGGGCAGAGCAGAAAAAAGTCCTCAAAACAGTGAGGAAAACTGGAAGGAAAGCTGAACTATGGCCATATCCATACAATCCTGAATACCATAACTATATGCACCATTATTATGACACATTCTACAGCAGGCCAAGCACGCACTTCGCCCCACCTTCTTCTTTCTACAACTACCGCGAGCATGGCTACAATGGCCATGCTCACGGTTACTATGCAGAGCTACCTTACAATACTATTTTTGATGAACGAACCAGACACATGTTTAGTGATGATAATGCCACTGGCTGTTCTATAATGTGA